In a genomic window of Paramecium tetraurelia macronuclear, complete genome:
- a CDS encoding Actin: MQAQYPAVVIDNGSGYCKIGIAGDDAPTSCFPAIVGRSKQNDGIFSTFNKEYYVGEEAQAKRGVLAIKEPIQNGIINSWDDIEIIWHHAFYNELCMSPEDQPVFMTDAPMNSKFNRERMTQIMFETFNTPCLYISNEAVLSLYTSGKTIGLVVDSGEGVTHCVPVFEGHQIPQAITKINLAGRLCTDYLTQILQELGYSLTEPHQRIIVKNIKERLCYTALDPQDEKRIYKESNSQDSPYKLPDGNILTIKSQKFRCSEILFQPKLIGLEVAGIHHLAYSSIKKCDLDLRQELCRNIVLSGGTTLFPGIANRLSNELTNLVPSQLKIQVAAPPDRRFSAWIGGSIQCTLSTQQPQWIKRQEYDEQGPSIVHRKCF, translated from the coding sequence ATGTAAGCTTAATATCCAGCAGTGGTAATAGATAATGGTTCTGGTTATTGTAAAATAGGTATAGCGGGAGATGATGCTCCAACAAGTTGTTTTCCAGCTATTGTTGGAAGATCAAAGTAAAACGATGGTATTTTTTcaacatttaataaagagTATTATGTGGGAGAAGAAGCATAAGCAAAAAGAGGAGTTTTAGCAATAAAAGAACCAATTCaaaatggaataataaatagttgGGAtgatatagaaataatttggCATCATGCCTTTTACAATGAATTATGCATGTCTCCTGAGGATTAACCTGTTTTTATGACTGATGCTCCgatgaattctaaatttaatagagaaAGAATGACTTAGATAATGTTTGAAACTTTTAATACGCCATGCTTATATATTTCCAATGAAGCTGTTTTATCCCTTTATACATCTGGCAAAACTATTGGTTTGGTAGTTGATTCAGGAGAAGGAGTAACTCATTGCGTACCTGTTTTTGAAGGTCATTAAATACCTCAAGctattactaaaataaatttggcAGGAAGATTATGCACTGATTATTTAACGCAAATACTCTAGGAATTGGGATATTCATTAACAGAACCACATCAAAGGATTatagttaaaaatattaaggaGAGGCTTTGTTACACAGCATTAGATCCACAAGATGAGAAgagaatttataaagaaagtAATTCTCAAGATAGTCCTTATAAATTACCTGATGGgaatattttaacaattaaaagcCAGAAATTTAGATGTTCcgaaattttattttagccTAAATTGATAGGATTGGAAGTAGCAGGAATTCATCACTTAGCATATTCTTCTATTAAGAAGTGTGATCTTGATCTTAGGTAAGAACTATGCagaaatattgttttatctGGAGGAACCACTCTTTTTCCAGGAATCGCAAACAGATTAAGTAATGAATTGACTAACTTGGTACCATCttaattgaagatttaaGTTGCAGCTCCACCTGACAGGAGATTTTCAGCTTGGATTGGAGGGTCTATCTAATGTACACTATCTACATAGTAACCTTAATGGATTAAAAGATAAGAATATGATGAATAAGGTCCATCTATTGTTCACAGAAAATGTTtctga